Below is a window of Acidobacteriota bacterium DNA.
TGCCGCCAGAAGAAGCAGCGGATTGGCTGAAGAGAGCACCGTCCAGAAGCGCCCTAAATCAATGCGGTAGAAGACGGTCGCCAGGAGGACGGCGGTGACGGTCAGCTTGAGAATCAGGCGCGTGCGCGACGACATCGGTCTCCTCTCGGCGCCCCCGGCGGGCGGAACGGCGACTTCCGCGAGCGCGGGCGGAAGGTCAGACTAGCCGAGGGTCCGCGGACGGGTCAAACGGATGGCCACTTTCATGATATCCTGCCCCGGCTTGCCAAGTGGACATGAGCACCAAGGGATGGATCGCCGATACGCTGGTTCTGTTTCGCTACCGTGAACTCCTCCAGCGCTTGATCGCCAAGGATCTCAAGGTCAAGTACCGGGGATCCTATCTGGGCTTCCTCTGGTCTCTCCTCAACCCCCTGTCCCTGGTGGTGGTCTACAGCCTGGTGCTTCGCTACGTGATGGGAGTGCGGGAGATTTCTCCCCTGCTGGTGGTGACGGGCATCATTCCCTGGGTCTTTTTCGCCAATACGGTCAACAGTTCCACCGAGTCGATCATCAGCAACGCCAACCTGGTCAAGAAGATCTTCTTCCCCAGGGAGATCCTGCCCGTCTCTACGGTGGCTTTCAATTTCATCCAGTTCATCATGGCGGTGGTGGTGTTCATTCCGGCGGTCTACGTCCTCAGGGGCGATCTGCCCTGGACGCTGGTCTTCTATCCCATGATCGTGGCTCTGCAGTGGATCTTCGTCTTGGGCGCAGCCCTCTTTCTTTCGGCGGTGACCACCTTCTACAAGGACGTGCGCTATCTGACCGAAGTGACGATGATGATCGTCTTCTGGATCACGCCCGTCCTCTACCACTACCAGATGGTGGCCGACAAAGGCCTGGCTGTTTATTTCTGGATCAATCCGCTCAGCTCTTATTTCTTCGCCTACCAGTCCTCGGTCTACTTTGCCGAGATCCCGCGCTGGGAACACTGGCTGGCCATGGGCGGCTGGTCGTTGGCCGCCCTGGTGGTGGGTATCTACACTTTTCGGCGCACTCGGGCCAAGTTCGTGGAGGAGTTGTAGTCGTGGCCGAGACCGTGATCGATATCCGCCAGGTTTACAAGAGCTTCGTCGTCCGCCACAACCGGACCGAGTCGCTCAAGCAGCTCTTCATCGGCTGGCTGGATTGGCGGCGGCGCGAGCGACGCGAGACCTTTTGGGCCCTGGCGGGAGTCGATCTGCAGGTGGAACGCGGCCAGGTGGTGGGCATCATCGGAAGCAACGGGTCAGGCAAGAGCACCCTGTTGCGGATCGTGGCGGGGATTTTGGAACCTGAAAAAGGGCAAGTGGAGATCAGGGGCCGAGTGGCGCCTATGATCGAAATCGGGGTGGGCTTTCATCCCGAGCTGACAGGGGAAGAGAATCTCTACCTCAACGCCGCCCTCTACGGTCTGGCGCGGGGAGAAATCGACGCCATCCGCGACGAGATCGTGGCCTATTCGGGTTTGGAGCGATTCATCGACGTCCCCATCAAGAACTATTCCACCGGAATGTACATGCGCCTCGGATTCGCGGTGGCGGTTCATCTGCGTCCCGACATTTTGCTGGTGGACGAAGTTCTGGCCGTGGGCGATGAAGAGTTCCAGGATAAGTGTCTGGACCGCATGCGCCGTCTGCGCCAGGAGGGCACCAGCATTCTGCTGGTCTCTCACGACTTGGACCAAGTCACCAAGATGTGCGACAAAGTCTATGTCATCTCGAAGGGCAAGCCGCTCTTTTGCGGTTCGTCCCGAGAGGCCGTCGACCTTTATCGCCAGAAGATCGAACCGAGGGAAGCCGGCAAGAAAGAAGAAGCTCCGACAAGGTAAGACATGGACATCAACAGCAACGTAGCAGACGCCGAGTTCGAGTCCGCCAAGATCGAAGGCGTGGTTATCAAATACTTGAAGACCTTTCACGACGAACGCGGATTCTTCCGCGAAATCATCCGCGTCAACGATTCTTTCTTCGAGGAGGGATTCGGGCAGTGGAGCCACGCGGTCATGCACACTGGAACGGCCAAGGCCTGGCACGTTCACCGTGAGCAGGTGGACTGGTGGTACGTCTTCGGCGGCGTACTCAAGGTGGCGCTCTTCGACCGGCGCAAGGGCTCGTCCACCGAGGGCAAGATGATGCGGTTTCTGATGGGCGACGAGCAGCGAGCCGTGTGCGTCAAGATTCCGCCCGGAGTGGCCCACGGCTGCCGTTGCCTTTCCGGACCCGCCAACCTCTTCTACGTGACCTCCAACGTCTACAATCCCGATGACGAGGGGCGCATTCGGCACGACGATCCCGACATCGGCTATGACTGGGAGAGCTGGCCCGAGATCACCTAGCAGCGCCTACTTGATGCGGTTGGGGATGCCGGCGACCAGCCAGTAGACGCGCGTGGCGGACGCGGCCAGGCGCTGGTTGGCCAGTCCGGTCAGGTCTCGGAAGCGGCGTGAGAGCGGGTTGGCCGGGACGATTCCGGCTCCCACTTCGTTGCTGACCAGGATGAGACGTCCCGGCTGGCGGACGGTCCATTCGGCCAGGCCTTCGATCTCGCCTTCGATCTCTCGGTCAGAGCGTTCCCGGCACAGCAAGTTGGAGATCCACAGCGTGATGCAGTCGAGCAGCACCAGGTCGGATTCCTGTGCCGCTCGAGACAAGCGGGGCAGGATGGAGAGCGGCTCCTCGACCGTGGTCCAGTGAGGCGGACGGTAGGACTGGTGGCTTTCGATGCGCCGCCGCATCTCCTCGTCGAGCCCTTCGGCGGTGGCCAGGTAGACGACGCGCTGAAAGTCTCTCGCCATCTGCTCGGCGAAGCGGCTCTTTCCGCTGCGCGCTCCTCCCGTGACCAGGACTGTTTGGCCCGGCTCCAGTTGATGGTCCCGGCTGTCAGAGCGGTTCGTCATGAGCCTGCTATGCTGTTTCCGCGTGCTGGAGCCCGTGGGCTCTTCCCAATGGACCTTTCCTGAGACGGACGACATGGTAGTCCCCTTTTTGTTGGCGGTGCAATTTTTGACGCGGATTCCGGTGCCCTTGAGGCAGGAGCCGAGTCCCTCGTCTTTGCGCTGGTCGACGGCCTTCTATCCCCTGGTAGGCGGACTGGTGGGCCTGGCCTGCGCGACAGTCTTCAGCGCCGCTCTGTGGGCTCTGCCCGCCTCCGTGGCGGCGCTGGCTGCGGTGGCCACCGGAATCCTCCTCACCGGGGCCCTGCATGAGGACGGACTGGCCGACTACGCCGACTCGCTGGGGGTCCGCGGCGGACGCCAGCGCAAGCTCGAGGTCATGCGCGACAGCCGTATCGGCGTCTTCGGGACGCTGGCCCTCATCATCGCCGTGGGCGGACAGGTGCTGCTGTTGGCCTCTCTGCCTCCCCTCTGGGCCTGGCACGGACTGATCCTGGCCCACCTCATAAGCCGCATGGCCGCCCTCCTCGCGGGACATCTGCTGACGCCCGCCCGCTCCGACGGGCTGGGCCGTTCCTTGGCCCTGCGGACGGGTGCGCTTCAGATCCTGCTGGGACTGGCCACCTGCGCGGCGGCCGTGTGGTGGACGCAAGGCTGGATCATCATCACCGCCCTCGTCCTGCCCTGGCCCCTGGTCCTGCTGCTGGGCCTTCACGCCCGCCTGCGCCTGGGCGGACTCACCGGGGACGTGCTGGGCGCCATCATTGTCGTCTTCCACCTGGCCACCTACCTGGGCCTGGCCCTCCACCTGGGGAGGACCCCATGAAGAGGCGCCTCTACCTGGTGCGCCACGCCGAGGTGCGCAACAAAGGACGCTTTCACGGCAGCACCGACGTCGAGCTCTCCCCGATGGGGCGGCGCCAGGCCCGTCGCCTGGCCGAGAAAGCCCGCGATTGGGATCCCCAGCGGCTGGCCGGCAGCGACTTGAAGAGGGTGCGCCAGACAGCCCGTCCGCTGGCCCGGCTCTTCGGGCTACGGCTTCACACCGATCCCGATCTGCGCGAGTGCCATTTCGGACGCTGGGAAAACCTGAGCTGGGATCAGATCGAGCAACTCGATCCCGAGCCCGCCGGCGCCTTCCTCAAGGACTGGGTGCGCAACGGCGCTCCCGATGGAGAGACCATGGAGCAGATGTCGCTCCGCGTGAAGGCCGCCTGGCAGCGCCAATGGGAAGCGTCCTGGGAACGCATGGTCCTGGTCGGCCACGCCGGCACCAATCTCCTTTTGCTGGCCCACTTCTTGGAAATGCCCCTCCCCAACCTCTTCCGCATCCGCTGCGACTACACCACAATAGCCGTGGTCGACTTCGACGACGGCGTCCCTCGGCTGAGCGCTTTAGGGATTTGAGAAGACGGTAGAGAGGAAGTCAGACGATGTTGAATTGCAGCAAGGCCATTTCGAGGCTTCCGGCCCTCCTCGCCCTGTGGACGCTGACTTGCGGCGCCCTGGCGGCTGCGGCTCAGGAATCCATCACCATCGGGATCATCGGCGATCAGACCGGAGCCGCCCGGATCGACGACTTAGCGCCCTCCTACAAGGTCTTGCGCCAGGGTGTCGAAGCCCTCAACCAACGGTCGCCGGACGTCGTCATTCATGTTGGGGACCTGGTCGAAAGCACACTCGAGCCTGAGCAGGTCCGGCAAGACTTCCAGCAGGCCGCCGACCTCCTCAACAGACTGAATGCCGATTGGTACCTGACGGCGGGCGATCACGACGTCAACCCTCCTGACTTCGTGCAGAATTCCACCGACCGTTCCCGCGAGACCCTCTTCAAGCAGCTCTACGGCGCCGTCAATCCCAAGGCTGCCAACCAGCTCTATTACGGCTTCGACGTCAAGGGCTATCACTTCATCTCCCTCTATGCCCTGGAGCATCTCCACACCGACCCCCGCTGGGGAAATGTTTTTTTCAGCGAGATCAGCGATGCTCAGTACAGGTGGCTGCAAGGGGACCTGATGGCCCATCAGTCAGCCACCGGCATGGTTGTTTTTCTCCACCAGCCCCTTTGGTACAACTGGAGCAGTTGGTCGCGCGTCCACGACCTGCTTAAGGACTACCCGGTGAAGGCCGTCATCGCGGGCCATTTTCACTACAACCAGATGGAGGCCGAATTGGACGGCATCCAATACCGGGTGGTGGGCGCAACCGGCGGCAAGACCAAGGACGGCAATGCGAACTCCGGCGACCTCCAGCATGTCACCCTGCTGACGATCGCCGACGGCAACCCGTCATTCACCATGATCCCGCTGGCGCCCTACACCCAAACCGACTGGACGCCCCGCTATTTCATGGACCGGGTGCAGGCCATGCATCAAGTCCTGGGCAATCTCTACAACTTCGCCTCCACTAGTCCCGTCTATCTGCAGAACGGGAGATTGCTTAAAGCCTGCGGCGAAGAGGACGCGGCCCATCTGGTGCTGCAATCGATCGGCAATCCCACCCAGTTTCCCTTGGGCATCTCCATCAGGGTCACGCCGGACCCCTCGGTCAGCGTGACCCAAGGGACCTTCGCCGCAGGAGTCTGCCAGGCCGATCAGTCGGATCTAGGTTGTCTGCTGGCGCCTTCAACATTCGTCCCCGTGTCGAACACCTCCGCGGTCCAGGTGCAGTTTCCGGGGGCACCTCCGCCGCCGCCGCTCTGGGTCGGAGAGATAGCCGCCGGCAGCCCTCCGCCGACGGTGGGCGACAACGTCAATCTTGAGGTGATTTTGTCGTTCCCGGCCGGCGGGCAAACCTACTTGCTCAACACGACGGTCTCTACGCCCGTACAAGGTTGCGCCGATTGAGTCGGGAACGAGTTGTGATCCCGCGAAACCCCTGCGATCCCTGGACTTATCTGCTATAATCCGAAGTTGGGACTATGCGGCCTCCGCTCGCGGTTGCATGCCCGACAATTTCGAATCTCAACCCTCCGGGGAGGCGTTCCAATGGCCAATCAGAAGAAAAATCGCAACGTCAGCGAGGCGGAAGCGCGCGCGGTAGCCGAGGCTTCACGCCAAAGCGAGTGGACTCAGCCCAGTTTCATGCGCCAGATGTTTCTGGGACGGTTCCGGCTCGACCTGATTCATCCCTATCCGCTGCCGCAGGATGAACGCCCTGAATTCACCAAGTGGCTGGCCGATTTCAAAGAGTTTCTGATGGGCGTCGATTCAGCGGCCATCGACGACACGGGAGAGTACCCCGAGGACGTGCTGGAGGGGTTGCGCAAGCTGGGCGCCTTCGGCATGAAGATCCCCAAAGAGTACGGCGGATTGGGATTCAGCCAGATCGAGTACGCCAAGGCCATGGAGCTGCTGGGCAGCGTGGACGGCAACCTGACCGCCCTGCTCTCGGCCCACCAGTCCATCGGAGTCCCCCAGCCCCTCAAGCTCTTCGGCAGCGAAGCCCAGAAGAAGGAATACCTTCCGCGCTGCGCCCGGGGCGAGATCTCGGCCTTCGCGCTCACCGAGCCGGACGTGGGATCAGACCCGGCCCGCATGAGCACCCTGGCCGAGCCCACCGAAGACGGCGAGGCCTACATCCTCAATGGCGTCAAGCTGTGGTGCACCAACGGCACGCTGGCCAAACTGCTGGTGGTGATGGCCCTGGACACTTCCATCAAGAAGATCAGCGCCTTCGTGGTGGAGACCGGTTGGGAAGGCGTCAGCATCGACACCCGCTGCCACTTCATGGGACTCAAGGCCCTGGCCAACGCCGTCATCAGCTTCAAGGACGTGCGCGTCCCCAAGGCCAACCTCATCGGAAGCCCCGGAAGGGGACTCAAGATCGCCCTCACGACCCTCAACGACGGGCGCCTGTCCATTCCCAACGCCTCGGTCGGCGGCGCCAAGAAGGCCCTCCAGATCTGCACCAAGTGGGCCAACGAACGCGTCCAGTGGGGCAAGCCGGTGGGCAAGCATGAAGCCATCGCCCACAAGCTGACCGACATGGCCGCCAACACCTTCGCCATGGAGTCGATGGCCCGTCTGGCCACTCACATGTCGGACCAGGGCAGCTTCGACATCCGCCTGGAGGCGGCCGCCGCCAAGGAATGGAACACTTCGCGGGGATGGGAGATCGTCGACGACGCCATGCAGATCCGCGGCGGACGCGGATACGAAACCGAGCTCTCGCTGGAAAACCGGGGCGAAGAGCCCATCGGCGTGGAGCGCATGATGCGCGACTACCGCATCAACCGCATCTTCGAGGGCTCCAACGAGATCATGCACCTGTTCATGGCCCGCGAGGCGGTCGACAAGCACCTCCAGGTGGCCGGAGACATGATTAATCCCAAGAAGCCCATGGGGGCCAAGCTGGCCGCCCTGCCCAAGATCGGACTCTTCTACGCCTGGTGGTACCCCAACCTGTGGCTGCGCTGGAGCCTGCCTCCGCGCTACGCCTCCTTCGGCAACCTGGCCGGACATTTGCGCTTCGTGGAACGCAAGAGCCGCAAGCTGGCCCGCGAGGTCTTCCACGGCATGATGATTCATCAGGCCAAGATGGAACGAAAGCAGATGTTCCTCTTCCGCCTGGTGGACGTGGCCAACGAACTCTTCGCCATGGCCTCCTCGGTGAGCCGGGCCCATGCCATGCGCCAGGCCAATCATCCCGAGGCCGAGCAGGCCGTAGAGTTGGCCGACATCTTCTGCCGTTCGGCGCGGCGCAAGGTCAACAAGCTCTTCGGCGACCTTTGGGGCAACGAGGACGACCGCAAGTACCGGGTGGCCAAGCGACTCCTGGAAGGCCATCACGACGCCTGGATGAACGGCGGAACCATCGAACTGCTGGAAGGCCTGGAAGCGCGGGCCCGCCAGCGTGCCGCCAGCGGAGAGACGGCCGACGTCGAGGCCGCTTCCTCGGACGTCGAGAAAGCTCAAGAACCGGCTCCGGTAGGCTGACCCGCGTTCCCGGGGCCCGCTGCAACGCGACTTCGCCGAAAGTCCGAATATGAAGCTCAATTTCAGAGCGGCGGTCGTCGTCGACGGCTGCCGCATTCCCTTTCAGCGCTCCTCCACAGGCTACAAGAAGCTGCGCTCTTACGACCTGGGACGGATGGCCGTCAAGGCCCTGCTGGAGCGCAATTCCGTCGATCCCTCTTCCATCGACCGGGTGATTCTGGGGACCGTCATCTCTAATCTGGCCACCAGCAACGTGGCCCGCGAGTCGGCCCTGGGGGCCGGCATTCCCGATCACGTCCCCGCCCACACCGTGACCCAGGCCTGCGTCTCCGCCAACCAGGCCGTCACCTCGGGCGTGGACCTGATCCGCGCTTCCCAAGCCGAGATCGTGGTGGCCGGCGGAACCGAGAGCATGTCGGACGTGCCCATCCCATTGCGGCGTCCGCTGCGCGACAAGCTGGTGGAAGCCCAGCGCTACAAGGGGCTGGACTGGCTCAAGTTCCTCAAGGGCTTGAGGCCCAGCGACTTTCTTCCGGCCGTCCCCGCTATCAGCGAGTTCTCGACCCAGCGCACCATGGGCGAAGACTGCGACCAACTGGCGGCCCGCTACGGCGTCACTCGGCAAGAGCAGGACGAGTTCGCGCTGCGTTCCCACAAGCTGGCTCACCAGGCCTGGGAAGAAGGCTGGTTGCAGCAAGAGGTCGAAGCCGCCCACGTTCCTCCCGACTTCGAGACCGTCGACAAGGACAACGGGATTCGAGCCGATTCGAACAAGGAGAAACTGGCCAAGCTGCGTCCGGCTTTCGTCAAGCCCTACGGCACTGTGACGGCGGGGAATTCATCCTTCCTGACCGATGGCGCGGCAGCCGTGCTTCTGATGTCGGATGAGAAGGCGCGCTCGCTGGGTTTGCAGCCCAAAGCCTTCGTCAGGGCCTACGCCTGGACCGCCCAGGATCCCTATGAAGAGCTGCTTCTGGGTCCCGCCTACTCGGTTCCCAAGGCGCTGGACAAGGCAGGAGTGCAGCTTGCCGACATCGACGTCTTCGAGTTTCATGAAGCCTTCGCCGGACAGATTCTGGCCAATCTCAAGTGCCTCCAATCAGACTCTTTCGCCGCCGACAAGCTCAACCTCTCTCAGGCCGTGGGCGAGGTGCCCATGGAGAGACTCAACCTGTGGGGAGGATCGTTGTCGCTGGGGCATCCTTTCGGCGCCACCGGAGCCCGCATCATCACCACGGCCTGCAACCGTCTTCTCAAAGAGGACGGCCAACTGGCTCTGGTGGCCTCCTGCGCCGCCGGCGCCATCGGAAACGCCATCGTACTGGAGCGAATCCATTGACCTTTCAGCCACTCAACCGCCCATGAGCTTCATCAGCAAAGAAATCGAGCGCGACGTGGCCCTGCTTTGGATGGATCAGCCGGGCCAAAAGCTCAACACGCTTTCCTACAAGCTGCTGGACGAGTTCGCGGCTCTGCTCGACGATCTGGAGCGGGACAGCAACATCAGGGCCCTGGTGCTCATATCCCGAAAGCCCGAGAACTTCATCGCCGGGGCCGACATCAAGGAATTCGCGGAGCTCGACACCGCCGAGAAAGCTGCTCAGGCCAGCCGTTCGGGGCATGCCATGCTGGACCGCCTGGCCGCCTTCCCCAAGCCCGTGGTGGCTGCCGTCAACGGCGCTGCCCTGGGTGGCGGACTGGAACTGGCCCTGGCCTGCCATTACCGCATCGCCACCACCCACTCCAAGACTCATTTCGGCCTTCCCGAGGTCAAGTTGGGACTGCTGCCCGGCGCCGGAGGCACCCAGCGGTTGCCCCGTCTGATCGGCTTGCAGAAAGCCCTCCCTATCCTGCTCACGGGCAAGAACGTCTATCCCTATCCCGCCCGCAAACTGGGGTTGGTGGACGACCTCATCCACCCGCCGGGGCTGGCTCACGCCGCCCTTCAAGCGGCCCGCAGGCTGGCCGACGGCAAGAAGCCCAAGCGCAAAGGGCGCGGCTTTCTGGCCTGGTTGCTGGAAGGCAACCGCCTGGGCCGTTCCATCCTTTTCAGGAAGGCCCGCCAACAGACGCGCAAGCAGACCTACGGCAATTATCCGGCTCCTCCCCGCATCATCGACGTGGTCAAGACCGGCTTCGACAAGGGCATGCAGGAGGGGCTTAAAGCCGAGGCCCGAGCCTTCGGCGAACTGATGCAGACGTCCCAGTCGCAGGAGTTGACCCGCCTTTTCTTCGCCCTGACTTCAGACAAGGAGAAGTGGGACGAAAAGGCCCGTCCGGTGAGGACGCTGGGCGTGCTGGGAGCCGGCTTGATGGGGTCGGGCATCAGCCAGGTTTCAGCCGCCAAGGACTACCAGGTCTTCATGAAGGACTTGGATGAGGAAGCGGTGGCGGCCGGAGAGAAGCAGATCTACGACGATCTGCAATCCAAGGTCAAGAAACGCGCCATGACCGCTTTTCAGCGCGACCGCCTGATGAGCCGCATTCATCCCGTCACCAGCTACCGGGGATTCGACCGGGTCGATTTGGTGGTGGAGGCGGTCTTCGAA
It encodes the following:
- a CDS encoding ABC transporter permease; this encodes MSTKGWIADTLVLFRYRELLQRLIAKDLKVKYRGSYLGFLWSLLNPLSLVVVYSLVLRYVMGVREISPLLVVTGIIPWVFFANTVNSSTESIISNANLVKKIFFPREILPVSTVAFNFIQFIMAVVVFIPAVYVLRGDLPWTLVFYPMIVALQWIFVLGAALFLSAVTTFYKDVRYLTEVTMMIVFWITPVLYHYQMVADKGLAVYFWINPLSSYFFAYQSSVYFAEIPRWEHWLAMGGWSLAALVVGIYTFRRTRAKFVEEL
- a CDS encoding ABC transporter ATP-binding protein, with amino-acid sequence MAETVIDIRQVYKSFVVRHNRTESLKQLFIGWLDWRRRERRETFWALAGVDLQVERGQVVGIIGSNGSGKSTLLRIVAGILEPEKGQVEIRGRVAPMIEIGVGFHPELTGEENLYLNAALYGLARGEIDAIRDEIVAYSGLERFIDVPIKNYSTGMYMRLGFAVAVHLRPDILLVDEVLAVGDEEFQDKCLDRMRRLRQEGTSILLVSHDLDQVTKMCDKVYVISKGKPLFCGSSREAVDLYRQKIEPREAGKKEEAPTR
- a CDS encoding dTDP-4-dehydrorhamnose 3,5-epimerase family protein, coding for MDINSNVADAEFESAKIEGVVIKYLKTFHDERGFFREIIRVNDSFFEEGFGQWSHAVMHTGTAKAWHVHREQVDWWYVFGGVLKVALFDRRKGSSTEGKMMRFLMGDEQRAVCVKIPPGVAHGCRCLSGPANLFYVTSNVYNPDDEGRIRHDDPDIGYDWESWPEIT
- the cobU gene encoding bifunctional adenosylcobinamide kinase/adenosylcobinamide-phosphate guanylyltransferase, whose product is MTNRSDSRDHQLEPGQTVLVTGGARSGKSRFAEQMARDFQRVVYLATAEGLDEEMRRRIESHQSYRPPHWTTVEEPLSILPRLSRAAQESDLVLLDCITLWISNLLCRERSDREIEGEIEGLAEWTVRQPGRLILVSNEVGAGIVPANPLSRRFRDLTGLANQRLAASATRVYWLVAGIPNRIK
- the cobS gene encoding adenosylcobinamide-GDP ribazoletransferase; translated protein: MSLLCCFRVLEPVGSSQWTFPETDDMVVPFLLAVQFLTRIPVPLRQEPSPSSLRWSTAFYPLVGGLVGLACATVFSAALWALPASVAALAAVATGILLTGALHEDGLADYADSLGVRGGRQRKLEVMRDSRIGVFGTLALIIAVGGQVLLLASLPPLWAWHGLILAHLISRMAALLAGHLLTPARSDGLGRSLALRTGALQILLGLATCAAAVWWTQGWIIITALVLPWPLVLLLGLHARLRLGGLTGDVLGAIIVVFHLATYLGLALHLGRTP
- a CDS encoding histidine phosphatase family protein, whose translation is MKRRLYLVRHAEVRNKGRFHGSTDVELSPMGRRQARRLAEKARDWDPQRLAGSDLKRVRQTARPLARLFGLRLHTDPDLRECHFGRWENLSWDQIEQLDPEPAGAFLKDWVRNGAPDGETMEQMSLRVKAAWQRQWEASWERMVLVGHAGTNLLLLAHFLEMPLPNLFRIRCDYTTIAVVDFDDGVPRLSALGI
- a CDS encoding metallophosphoesterase; the protein is MLNCSKAISRLPALLALWTLTCGALAAAAQESITIGIIGDQTGAARIDDLAPSYKVLRQGVEALNQRSPDVVIHVGDLVESTLEPEQVRQDFQQAADLLNRLNADWYLTAGDHDVNPPDFVQNSTDRSRETLFKQLYGAVNPKAANQLYYGFDVKGYHFISLYALEHLHTDPRWGNVFFSEISDAQYRWLQGDLMAHQSATGMVVFLHQPLWYNWSSWSRVHDLLKDYPVKAVIAGHFHYNQMEAELDGIQYRVVGATGGKTKDGNANSGDLQHVTLLTIADGNPSFTMIPLAPYTQTDWTPRYFMDRVQAMHQVLGNLYNFASTSPVYLQNGRLLKACGEEDAAHLVLQSIGNPTQFPLGISIRVTPDPSVSVTQGTFAAGVCQADQSDLGCLLAPSTFVPVSNTSAVQVQFPGAPPPPPLWVGEIAAGSPPPTVGDNVNLEVILSFPAGGQTYLLNTTVSTPVQGCAD
- a CDS encoding acyl-CoA dehydrogenase family protein, whose translation is MANQKKNRNVSEAEARAVAEASRQSEWTQPSFMRQMFLGRFRLDLIHPYPLPQDERPEFTKWLADFKEFLMGVDSAAIDDTGEYPEDVLEGLRKLGAFGMKIPKEYGGLGFSQIEYAKAMELLGSVDGNLTALLSAHQSIGVPQPLKLFGSEAQKKEYLPRCARGEISAFALTEPDVGSDPARMSTLAEPTEDGEAYILNGVKLWCTNGTLAKLLVVMALDTSIKKISAFVVETGWEGVSIDTRCHFMGLKALANAVISFKDVRVPKANLIGSPGRGLKIALTTLNDGRLSIPNASVGGAKKALQICTKWANERVQWGKPVGKHEAIAHKLTDMAANTFAMESMARLATHMSDQGSFDIRLEAAAAKEWNTSRGWEIVDDAMQIRGGRGYETELSLENRGEEPIGVERMMRDYRINRIFEGSNEIMHLFMAREAVDKHLQVAGDMINPKKPMGAKLAALPKIGLFYAWWYPNLWLRWSLPPRYASFGNLAGHLRFVERKSRKLAREVFHGMMIHQAKMERKQMFLFRLVDVANELFAMASSVSRAHAMRQANHPEAEQAVELADIFCRSARRKVNKLFGDLWGNEDDRKYRVAKRLLEGHHDAWMNGGTIELLEGLEARARQRAASGETADVEAASSDVEKAQEPAPVG
- a CDS encoding acetyl-CoA C-acyltransferase; amino-acid sequence: MKLNFRAAVVVDGCRIPFQRSSTGYKKLRSYDLGRMAVKALLERNSVDPSSIDRVILGTVISNLATSNVARESALGAGIPDHVPAHTVTQACVSANQAVTSGVDLIRASQAEIVVAGGTESMSDVPIPLRRPLRDKLVEAQRYKGLDWLKFLKGLRPSDFLPAVPAISEFSTQRTMGEDCDQLAARYGVTRQEQDEFALRSHKLAHQAWEEGWLQQEVEAAHVPPDFETVDKDNGIRADSNKEKLAKLRPAFVKPYGTVTAGNSSFLTDGAAAVLLMSDEKARSLGLQPKAFVRAYAWTAQDPYEELLLGPAYSVPKALDKAGVQLADIDVFEFHEAFAGQILANLKCLQSDSFAADKLNLSQAVGEVPMERLNLWGGSLSLGHPFGATGARIITTACNRLLKEDGQLALVASCAAGAIGNAIVLERIH
- the fadJ gene encoding fatty acid oxidation complex subunit alpha FadJ, with product MSFISKEIERDVALLWMDQPGQKLNTLSYKLLDEFAALLDDLERDSNIRALVLISRKPENFIAGADIKEFAELDTAEKAAQASRSGHAMLDRLAAFPKPVVAAVNGAALGGGLELALACHYRIATTHSKTHFGLPEVKLGLLPGAGGTQRLPRLIGLQKALPILLTGKNVYPYPARKLGLVDDLIHPPGLAHAALQAARRLADGKKPKRKGRGFLAWLLEGNRLGRSILFRKARQQTRKQTYGNYPAPPRIIDVVKTGFDKGMQEGLKAEARAFGELMQTSQSQELTRLFFALTSDKEKWDEKARPVRTLGVLGAGLMGSGISQVSAAKDYQVFMKDLDEEAVAAGEKQIYDDLQSKVKKRAMTAFQRDRLMSRIHPVTSYRGFDRVDLVVEAVFEDLELKRRILAEVEEAVGDDTIFASNTSAIPIAEIAAKAKRPQNVIGMHYFSPVPKMPLLEVIATGKTAEWVVHTAAQVGVKQGKTVIVVGDGPGFYTTRILAPMMNEALLLLEEGAAIEQLDKTMKQWGFPVGPVTLMDEVGIDVGAHVSDTLSKAFSRRGATPSTAMHQLVREGYKGKKNRKGFYLYPRNRKKGKKQVNSKIYDHFGGRRRKLFEKEEIENRLSLVMINEAALCLQEGILHRPKDGDLGAILGLGFPPFRGGPFRYLDRIGVDNAVSLLQSLQSTHGPRFAPAQILQDYASAKRRFHP